CAAATTTATATTTCAGATTTAGTAGAGTATAGATTATCTCATGAAAAACTAGTAGAAGAAACATCAAGTAATGAAGTGGACTTTTTTGGTTCAAAAGCAATAAAAAAAGAGTTTAAAGATCATTTAGGAAATATTCATACAGCAATAATTTTTAAAGAATTAAATGACATATCACATGTAAAGTTTCATACAATTATCCCAGATATTGAACTATTCTTAAATGGTGAAAAAGTACATTCATTATTAAAAACAATTAATTTCTTACAAGCAAAAGGTGGAATACTTATCTTTTTAAGTGATAAAAGAACAAATAAAGAATCACAAAAAGATTATGGTATTGGGGCACAAATTTTAAATAGTTTAAATATCAAAAAAATAAAACTTATGACAAGTGGAGGTAAACATTCATTTGTTGGGCTTCAAGGGTTTGGATTAGAAATTTGTGAAGAGATACAAATTGAAGGTTAATTAGAAGCTAATAGCTTTTGAATCTAAAAGAAGTAGTTTTTTAACTACTTCTTTTAATTGTTTGTTCTTATTAAAGTTGTGGACCTGCTGTTGTAAAATCAAATTCACTTTCTAAAGTAAGATATTTTTTAAAGTTTTCTATATACATTCCTGCAAGTTTTTTTGCAGTTTCATCATATGCTTCTTTATCTTCCCATGTATTTCTTGGATTTAATACTTCTGTATCTACTCCACTTAAAGTTTTAGGAATTAATAAATTGAAATATGGAAGCATTTCAAATTCAGAAGAGTTAATTGAACCATCTAAAATCCCATTTATACAAGCTCTTGTATTCTTAATACTCATTCTTGAACCAATGCCATAAGGGCCACCAGTCCATCCTGTATTTACTAAAAATACGTTTACATTATGTTTATCAATTTTCTTACCTAAAAGTTCAGCATATACAGTAGGATTTAATGGTAAAAATGCTTCACCAAAACAAGATGAGAAAGTAGCAACAGGTTCAGTAATACCTCTTTCTGTCCCTGCTACTTTTGCAGTATAACCACTTAAAAAGTAATACATAGCTTGATCTCTAGTAAGTTTTGAAACAGGAGGTAAAACTCCAAATGCATCAGCACATAAGAAAATAATATTTTGTGGATGTCCACCTTTCATATCAGGAGTGTGATTTTCTATATGTTCTAAAGGATAAGAAACTCTAGTATTTTCTGTTTTACTACCATCAGTATAGTCAACAACACCATTTTCATCATATATTACATTTTCTAAAATCGCACCTTTTTTAATGGCACCAAAAATTTCTGGTTCAGAGCTTTCATCAAGATTGATTACTTTTGCATAGCAACCACCTTCAAAATTGAAAATTCCATTATCATCCCATCCATGCTCATCATCACCAATTAATGCTCTATTTGGATCAGTAGATAATGTAGTTTTTCCAGTTCCTGAAAGACCAAAGAATAGGGCAGTGTCACCATCTTTCCCAATATTTGCAGAACAATGCATTGAAAGTTTACCTTCTAAAGGAAGCCAATAGTTCATCATTGAGAAAACACCTTTTTTCATCTCACCAGCATACCAAGTACCACCGATAATTGCACAGTTTTCTTCAACATTAAATACTACATAAACTTCTGAGTGTAAGTTATGACTTACATATGATTTATCAATTGTTTTACAAGAGTTATATATTGTAAAATCAGGTTTAAAATTGTCTAATTCTTCTTTTGTTTGTGGAACAATAAACATATTTTGAATAAAATGAGCTTGCCAAGCAACTTCTGTAATAAATCTAACAGATTTTCTACTATCTAAACTAGCACCACAATAAACATCTGTTATGTATAAATCTTTATTACTTAATTGTTTCTTTGAGTTTGTTAATAGGTCTTCATATACATCTTTTGTAACAGCTTGATTTATATCACCCCAAGAAATATATTTATTTGAGGGGTCTTGATTTACAAAAAATTTATCTTTAGGGCTTCTTCCCGTAAAGATACCAGTATCAATCATTAGTGCACCAGTTGATGAAACTTTAGCACCTTCATTGTCAACAGCGTGTTTTATTAGGGTGTCTACATCAAGATTTCTATAAACTTTCCCTACATTTTCAAGTCCAAGTGAGTTTTCTATATCAGGCATTTATACTTCTTTCCTACTATTATTATATTATTATTTAAAAATCGATAAAAGTACACCAGCAGCTACGGCAGAACCAATAACTCCAGCAACATTTGGACCCATTGCATGCATAAGCATAACATTTGAAGGGTCATATTTTTGTCCTTCTTTGCTTACAACTCTAGCAGCCATTGGAACTGCTGAGACTCCAGCTGCACCAATTAAAGGGTTTATTTGATTATCTTTTGAACTAACTTTATTCATTATTTTAGCCATTATAAGCCCTGCAGCAGTACCTGCAGCAAATGCAACTAGTCCAATTACCATAATTCCCATAGTTTCAGCAACTAAAAATTGTTCAGCAGCAAGTTTTGAACCAACTCCTAGCCCTAGAAAAATTGTAACTATGTTAATTAAAGCGTTTTGCATTGTATCAGAAAGTCTCTCAACAACTCCTGATTCTTTTGCAAAATTACCAAAACAAAGTGCCCCAATAAGTGGTGATGCATCTGGTAAAATAAGTAAAGTAAGCACTAATACAACAATAGGAAAAACAATTTTTTCAAGTTTAGAAACTTTCCTCATTGATCTCATTTTAATTTTTCTTTCTGCATCAGTTGTAAGTGCTCTCATTATTGGAGGCTGAATTACAGGAACTAAAGCCATATATGAGTAAGCAGCAACAGCAATTGCACCTAATAATTCAGGAGCTAGTGCAGAAGCTATAAAAATAGATGTTGGACCATCTGCTCCACCAATAATAGAAATAGCAGCAGCTTGTTGTAAACTAAACTCAATACCTGGAACATATTGTGAAAGTACAACTGCACCAACTAAAGAACCAAATATACCAAATTGTGCAGCTCCACCCAATAGAGCTGTTTTTGGATTTGCAAGAAGAGGACCAAAGTCAGTCATAGCTCCCACACCCATGAAAATAAGTAATGGGAAGAATTCATTTGCAATACCCATATTGTAAATAATACCAAGCATACCATGATCACCGGCAATATTTGCAATGGGTATATTAGCTAATATTCCTCCAAAACCAATTGGAATTAAAAGTAAGGGTTCAAAACCTTTTTTAATTGCTAAATAAAATAGTACAAAACAGATAATAATCATAAGTACTCTACCAAAGCTTTGAGCAAAAAGAGTCATGTCTTCTCCATGAGAATCTTTTACTCCTTCTTTTGGATTAATAATTGCGTTAAGTCCTGTAGTATGATAAAATGACTTAATTAATTCTGGTAAAGTTCTTGATTCATATTCTGCTTTTTCAGTTTGTGTAGTTTCATGACTTGTAGTAGCTGCAAGTGCATTAACACTGCAGATACTCATCAAAAAAACAAAAATTGATATAATTAGATTTTTCTTCATCATTACTCCATTTATTAGCTAATAATAGCTAAAGATTGTCCCTCATCAACTGCTTCATTTTGAGATACTAAAATTTTTGAAATTGTACCAGCTTGTGGTGCATTAATATCAATTTCCATTTTCATAGCCTCTAAGATCATTATTTTTTGATCTTTTTCAACTTTTTCACCTTCTTTAACTAAAACTTTCCAAACATTACCATTTACTGCTGCTGGAACTTCTTGTTGATCTCCTGATGTTTCTACAGGTGTTGATGATGTTTCTGCAGGTGTAATTTGAATATTAGCATCACCTTCTGCAACTGTTACATTAAATTTTTGTCCATCTACTACTACAGTGTAGTTTCCACTAGCATTATTCATATTTTTACTTTCCCCTTGTTTACAAACTTTTTCATTTTTTCTTACACTTAAAGGACTATCACCTTTTAAGAATGCAATTCCTTTTTCATCGCAAGCAGCTGCAATAAAAATATTTTCTTCTGTAGCTTCAATGTTTTCTTCATTTAATCTTTTTTCCCAATATGCCATAGTTTTCTTTTCATCTCTATCTGCTATATCTAAAGGATTTTCAGAAGTTGGTTCTAGTTTTAATTTTTCAGAAGCTAATTTTACTACTTCTTCATCTGGTTTTGTAGGAGTTTTTCCAAAGTACCCAAGAACCATTTTCCCATAACCTGGAGCAATTTGTTTCCATGGTCCAAACATCACATTTGCATATGCTTGTTGCCAATAAAATTGTGAAACAGGAGTAACAGATGTTCCATATCCACCTTTTTCTACTACTTCTCTCATTGCTTTAATTACATCTGGAAATTTATCTAAAGTTCCATTGTCTCTCATCATTTGTGTATTTGCAGTTAAAGCTCCACCAGGCATTGGTGAGAAAGGAATTAAAGGAGATACTTGAGTAGCTTCTGGTGGGATAAAGTAATCTTTTAAACAATCAGTTAAAACTTCTTGGTATTTTAATATTTTTTCAGTATCAAGTCCACCAAGATCATAGTTTTTCCCTTTTACTGCATGTAGCATTGTTAAAATATCAGGTTGAGATGTACCTCCACTAACTGGACTTGCAGCTAAGTCAATACCATCAGCTCCTGCTTCTAATGCAGCTAAATAACAAGCTATTGATACACCAGCAGTTTCATGAGTATGAAGTCTTATATGTGTATCATCACCAACAAGTTTTCTTGCCATTTTAATAGTTTCATAAATTTTTTGAGGAGAACTTGTACCTGAAGCATCTTTGAAACATATTGAATCATAAGGTACATTGCTATCTAAAATATTTCTTAAAGTTTTTTCATAAAAAGGGACATCATGAGCTCCAACACAGCCAGGAGGTAAATCCATTAAGGTTACAACAACTTCATGATTTAAACTATATTTTTTAATACATTCAGCAGAATATTCCAAGTTTTGAACATCATTTAATGCATCAAAGTTTCTAATAGTAGAAACACCATGTTTTGCAAACATTTTTGCATGCATTTCAACAAGTTCCCTTGAACCTGTATCAAGCATAACTGTATTTATTCCTCTTGCTAAAGTTTGAAGATTTGCATCTGGACCGACTATTTCTCTGAATCTATCCATCATATCAAAAGCATTTTCTCTTAAATAAAAGAATAAAGATTGAAATCTCGCTCCTCCACCAAACTCAAAGTGAGTTATTCCAGCATCTTTCGCAGCTTCAACAGCTGGAAAGAAATCCTCCATTAGAACTCTACCACCAAAGACAGATTGAAATCCATCTCTAAAAGTAGTATCCATGACATCTATATATTTCTTCGCCATTTTATATTAACCTTTAAGATTTTCATGATGTTGAACAGCAGCCATGATAGCAGCTATTTTTGTAGAATTAGAAGCAACAGGTGCTTGCGGTTTTTTTACAGGTTGTTTTTCCTTCTCAGGAAAATACTTACTTATTAAGGCAGCTTGCCCTTTAAGCACAAAAATTAAAATTATCAAAAATGAGAATACAACTCCCATTCCTAAAACCATAAACTTGAGTGCTTCAATTATTATATTTTCTTCCATATTACTCTCCGTGGTTACCACTGTAATTTGTAAGTACAATTTTATATTAAAGTAGCTTTATTAAAATTTATAAATGACCACTTTTTTACTAAAGTTTTGGATTTTTTTCAATAAGTTAACATTTAAAGAATTTTTTCTCCAAGTTTATATATAATTATATCAATTTTATATGCAATTTCTATTACAAAATCAGTAAAATTTAAAAATTTTTCTCCCATTTTTAATCCTTTGTGAAATTTTATGCCAAATTATAATATTTTTTATTAAAACTATTGAAAAATATTTCAAATTGTAATA
The window above is part of the Malaciobacter marinus genome. Proteins encoded here:
- the pckA gene encoding phosphoenolpyruvate carboxykinase (ATP) → MPDIENSLGLENVGKVYRNLDVDTLIKHAVDNEGAKVSSTGALMIDTGIFTGRSPKDKFFVNQDPSNKYISWGDINQAVTKDVYEDLLTNSKKQLSNKDLYITDVYCGASLDSRKSVRFITEVAWQAHFIQNMFIVPQTKEELDNFKPDFTIYNSCKTIDKSYVSHNLHSEVYVVFNVEENCAIIGGTWYAGEMKKGVFSMMNYWLPLEGKLSMHCSANIGKDGDTALFFGLSGTGKTTLSTDPNRALIGDDEHGWDDNGIFNFEGGCYAKVINLDESSEPEIFGAIKKGAILENVIYDENGVVDYTDGSKTENTRVSYPLEHIENHTPDMKGGHPQNIIFLCADAFGVLPPVSKLTRDQAMYYFLSGYTAKVAGTERGITEPVATFSSCFGEAFLPLNPTVYAELLGKKIDKHNVNVFLVNTGWTGGPYGIGSRMSIKNTRACINGILDGSINSSEFEMLPYFNLLIPKTLSGVDTEVLNPRNTWEDKEAYDETAKKLAGMYIENFKKYLTLESEFDFTTAGPQL
- a CDS encoding sodium ion-translocating decarboxylase subunit beta, encoding MKKNLIISIFVFLMSICSVNALAATTSHETTQTEKAEYESRTLPELIKSFYHTTGLNAIINPKEGVKDSHGEDMTLFAQSFGRVLMIIICFVLFYLAIKKGFEPLLLIPIGFGGILANIPIANIAGDHGMLGIIYNMGIANEFFPLLIFMGVGAMTDFGPLLANPKTALLGGAAQFGIFGSLVGAVVLSQYVPGIEFSLQQAAAISIIGGADGPTSIFIASALAPELLGAIAVAAYSYMALVPVIQPPIMRALTTDAERKIKMRSMRKVSKLEKIVFPIVVLVLTLLILPDASPLIGALCFGNFAKESGVVERLSDTMQNALINIVTIFLGLGVGSKLAAEQFLVAETMGIMVIGLVAFAAGTAAGLIMAKIMNKVSSKDNQINPLIGAAGVSAVPMAARVVSKEGQKYDPSNVMLMHAMGPNVAGVIGSAVAAGVLLSIFK
- a CDS encoding biotin/lipoyl-containing protein; translation: MAKKYIDVMDTTFRDGFQSVFGGRVLMEDFFPAVEAAKDAGITHFEFGGGARFQSLFFYLRENAFDMMDRFREIVGPDANLQTLARGINTVMLDTGSRELVEMHAKMFAKHGVSTIRNFDALNDVQNLEYSAECIKKYSLNHEVVVTLMDLPPGCVGAHDVPFYEKTLRNILDSNVPYDSICFKDASGTSSPQKIYETIKMARKLVGDDTHIRLHTHETAGVSIACYLAALEAGADGIDLAASPVSGGTSQPDILTMLHAVKGKNYDLGGLDTEKILKYQEVLTDCLKDYFIPPEATQVSPLIPFSPMPGGALTANTQMMRDNGTLDKFPDVIKAMREVVEKGGYGTSVTPVSQFYWQQAYANVMFGPWKQIAPGYGKMVLGYFGKTPTKPDEEVVKLASEKLKLEPTSENPLDIADRDEKKTMAYWEKRLNEENIEATEENIFIAAACDEKGIAFLKGDSPLSVRKNEKVCKQGESKNMNNASGNYTVVVDGQKFNVTVAEGDANIQITPAETSSTPVETSGDQQEVPAAVNGNVWKVLVKEGEKVEKDQKIMILEAMKMEIDINAPQAGTISKILVSQNEAVDEGQSLAIIS
- a CDS encoding OadG family protein — its product is MEENIIIEALKFMVLGMGVVFSFLIILIFVLKGQAALISKYFPEKEKQPVKKPQAPVASNSTKIAAIMAAVQHHENLKG